One genomic segment of Alicycliphilus denitrificans K601 includes these proteins:
- the rpoH gene encoding RNA polymerase sigma factor RpoH: MAFQSASATTALAPANPWALVPPLGNLDAYISAVNRLPLLTLEEEQRYAQQFKKDNDLEAAGRLVLSHLRLVVSISRQYLGYGLPHGDLIQEGNVGLMKAVKRFDPDQGVRLVSYAMHWIKAEIHEYILKNWRMVKVATTKAQRKLFFNLRSMKQGFKADAIDADTHRETLSDHEIDMVAEQLNVKREEVIEMETRLAGGDVLLDPAPSDDGEQAFGPIAYLADTAHEPTAMIESRQRDALATDGITSALASLDARSRRIVEQRWLQVNDDGSGGMTLHELAAEYGVSAERIRQIEVAAMKKMKKALVEHA; encoded by the coding sequence ATGGCATTCCAGTCTGCATCTGCCACGACGGCGCTAGCACCCGCGAACCCATGGGCGCTGGTTCCGCCATTGGGCAACCTGGATGCCTATATCTCCGCCGTCAACCGCCTGCCCCTGCTCACTCTGGAGGAGGAGCAGCGCTATGCGCAGCAGTTCAAGAAGGACAACGACCTGGAGGCCGCAGGCCGCCTGGTGCTTTCGCACCTGCGCTTGGTGGTGTCCATCTCGCGCCAGTACCTGGGCTACGGCCTGCCGCATGGCGACCTGATCCAGGAGGGCAACGTGGGCCTGATGAAGGCCGTCAAGCGCTTCGATCCCGACCAGGGCGTGCGCCTGGTGAGCTACGCCATGCACTGGATCAAGGCCGAGATCCACGAGTACATCCTGAAGAACTGGCGCATGGTCAAGGTGGCGACCACCAAGGCCCAGCGCAAGCTGTTCTTCAACCTGCGCTCCATGAAGCAGGGCTTCAAGGCCGACGCCATCGACGCCGATACGCACCGCGAGACGCTGTCCGACCATGAGATCGACATGGTGGCCGAGCAGCTCAACGTCAAGCGCGAGGAGGTCATCGAGATGGAGACGCGCCTGGCCGGCGGCGACGTGCTGCTGGACCCCGCCCCGTCGGACGACGGCGAGCAGGCCTTCGGCCCCATTGCCTATCTGGCCGACACGGCCCACGAGCCCACGGCCATGATCGAGTCGCGCCAGCGCGACGCGCTGGCCACCGACGGCATCACCTCGGCGCTCGCCAGCCTGGACGCGCGCAGCCGCCGCATCGTGGAGCAGCGCTGGCTGCAGGTGAACGACGACGGCTCGGGCGGCATGACGCTGCACGAGCTGGCCGCCGAGTACGGCGTGAGCGCCGAGCGCATACGCCAGATCGAGGTGGCTGCGATGAAGAAGATGAAGAAGGCATTGGTCGAGCACGCCTGA